The proteins below come from a single Thermopolyspora flexuosa genomic window:
- a CDS encoding cytochrome c oxidase subunit 4 — protein sequence MKIQGWLLIAIGVFFAAVDVIYWFWSREPAGTTALAISIGLAFMIGYYLLFTARRVGDQPEDDKEGEIHQAAGEVGFFPPHSWWPLFVCLSAALAFVGFVIGWWLFLIGVVAVVCTMVGFVFEFYRKNFSH from the coding sequence ATGAAAATCCAGGGATGGCTGCTGATCGCCATCGGCGTCTTCTTCGCCGCGGTCGACGTGATCTACTGGTTCTGGTCGCGTGAGCCCGCCGGCACCACCGCCCTGGCCATCTCCATCGGCCTGGCCTTCATGATCGGCTACTACCTGCTGTTCACCGCGCGCCGGGTGGGCGACCAGCCCGAGGACGACAAGGAGGGCGAGATCCACCAGGCGGCCGGCGAGGTCGGGTTCTTCCCGCCGCACAGCTGGTGGCCGCTGTTCGTGTGCCTCTCCGCCGCGCTCGCCTTCGTGGGGTTCGTCATCGGCTGGTGGCTGTTCCTCATCGGCGTGGTCGCGGTGGTGTGCACCATGGTCGGCTTCGTGTTCGAGTTCTACCGGAAGAACTTCTCGCACTGA
- the ctaD gene encoding cytochrome c oxidase subunit I — translation MSAAEYSLPPAVGARRARVGTIIAKWASSTDHKVIGNLYLITSFAFFLIGGVMALAIRAELAHPGLQLLTNEQYNQMFTMHGAVMLLLFATPLFAGFANAIMPLQIGAPDVAFPRLNMVSYWLFLFGGLIALSAYLTPDGAASFGWFAYAPLSDDTFSPSIGHDLWIMGFSLAGLGSILGAVNFITTIICMRAPGMTMFRMPIFTWNVLITSLLVLLVFPVLAATLLALEADRKLGTHIFDPSSGGPILYQHLFWFFGHPEVYVIALPFFGIATEIIPVFSRKPIFGYVGLVGATLAIAGLSMAVWAHHMFPTGQVLLPFFSFMTFLIAVPTGVKFFNWIGTMWRGHLTFESPMLFTIGFMVTFLFGGLTGVILASPPLDFHITDTYFVVGHFHYTVFGTVVFAMFAGFYFWWPKLTGKMLNETLAKWHFWTLFVGFHTTFLVQHWLGVEGFPRRYSDYSEADGFTTLNMVSSVGALILGLSTLFFLYNVWRTARVGEKVTVNDPWGYGSSLEWTTSCPPPRHNFLSLPRIRSERPAFDLKHPHLPPEQRPELEEVR, via the coding sequence GTGAGCGCCGCCGAATACTCTCTTCCGCCCGCGGTCGGTGCCCGCCGCGCCCGGGTGGGCACGATCATCGCCAAGTGGGCCTCGTCCACCGACCACAAGGTGATCGGTAACCTCTACCTGATCACCTCGTTCGCGTTCTTCCTGATCGGTGGCGTGATGGCGCTGGCCATCCGCGCCGAGCTGGCCCACCCTGGCCTGCAGCTGCTCACCAACGAGCAGTACAACCAGATGTTCACCATGCACGGCGCGGTGATGCTCCTGCTGTTCGCCACGCCGTTGTTCGCCGGGTTCGCCAACGCGATCATGCCGCTGCAGATCGGCGCCCCGGACGTGGCGTTCCCGCGGCTGAACATGGTGAGCTACTGGCTCTTCCTGTTCGGTGGCCTGATCGCGCTGAGCGCGTACCTCACCCCCGACGGGGCCGCCTCCTTCGGGTGGTTCGCCTACGCGCCGCTGTCGGATGACACGTTCTCGCCGAGCATCGGCCACGACCTGTGGATCATGGGCTTCTCCCTCGCGGGTCTCGGCTCGATCCTCGGTGCGGTGAACTTCATCACCACGATCATCTGCATGCGGGCGCCGGGCATGACCATGTTCCGCATGCCGATCTTCACCTGGAACGTCCTCATCACCAGCCTCCTGGTGCTGCTGGTGTTCCCGGTGCTCGCCGCCACGCTGCTCGCGCTGGAGGCCGACCGCAAGCTCGGCACGCACATCTTCGACCCGAGCTCCGGCGGGCCGATCCTCTACCAGCACCTGTTCTGGTTCTTCGGCCACCCGGAGGTCTACGTCATCGCGCTGCCGTTCTTCGGCATCGCGACCGAGATCATCCCGGTGTTCAGCCGCAAGCCGATCTTCGGGTACGTCGGCCTCGTCGGCGCCACGCTCGCGATCGCCGGCCTGTCGATGGCGGTGTGGGCGCACCACATGTTCCCCACCGGCCAGGTGCTGCTGCCGTTCTTCTCCTTCATGACCTTCCTGATCGCGGTGCCGACCGGCGTGAAGTTCTTCAACTGGATCGGTACGATGTGGCGCGGCCACCTGACCTTCGAGTCGCCGATGCTGTTCACCATCGGCTTCATGGTGACCTTCCTCTTCGGCGGTCTCACCGGCGTCATCCTCGCGTCGCCGCCGCTCGACTTCCACATCACCGACACCTACTTCGTGGTGGGCCACTTCCACTACACGGTGTTCGGCACGGTGGTGTTCGCGATGTTCGCCGGCTTCTACTTCTGGTGGCCGAAGCTCACCGGGAAGATGCTCAACGAGACGCTCGCCAAGTGGCACTTCTGGACGCTGTTCGTCGGCTTCCACACCACCTTCCTGGTGCAGCACTGGCTCGGCGTCGAGGGCTTCCCGCGCCGGTACTCCGACTACTCGGAGGCCGACGGCTTCACCACGCTCAACATGGTCTCCTCGGTCGGCGCCCTGATCCTGGGTCTGTCCACCCTCTTCTTCCTCTACAACGTCTGGCGCACCGCCCGGGTGGGGGAGAAGGTCACGGTGAACGACCCGTGGGGCTACGGCAGCTCGCTGGAGTGGACCACCTCCTGCCCGCCGCCGCGGCACAACTTCCTGTCGCTGCCGCGGATCCGCTCCGAGCGTCCGGCCTTCGACCTGAAGCACCCGCACCTTCCGCCCGAGCAGCGGCCGGAGCTTGAGGAGGTCCGATGA
- the coxB gene encoding cytochrome c oxidase subunit II codes for MTATACSTEEWARGAMPENITEQGNRVLSLWQGSWVAALATGVLVWGLILYACIFHRKRRRKNADSELPPQVRYNLPIEILYTAIPIVMVAVFFYFTARDQDYLLEKSANPDVKVKVEAFQWSWRFTTEYQGKTATVTGLPVSDYREGPQLVLPSGGKTVRFTLESNNVIHSFWVPAFLFKMDVIPGVTNEFEVKTLDRNGVFAGRCAELCGQDHARMLFNVKLVPQAEFEQYMNTQATNAQAAGSTQ; via the coding sequence GTGACCGCGACGGCGTGCAGCACCGAAGAGTGGGCCCGGGGCGCGATGCCGGAGAACATCACAGAGCAGGGCAACCGCGTGCTGAGCCTGTGGCAGGGGTCCTGGGTGGCGGCGCTCGCCACCGGTGTCCTGGTCTGGGGCCTGATCCTGTACGCCTGCATCTTCCACCGGAAGCGTCGGAGGAAGAACGCGGACAGCGAGCTCCCGCCGCAGGTGCGGTACAACCTGCCGATCGAGATCCTCTACACCGCCATCCCGATCGTGATGGTGGCGGTGTTCTTCTACTTCACCGCCCGGGACCAGGACTACCTGCTGGAGAAGTCCGCCAACCCGGACGTGAAGGTCAAGGTGGAGGCGTTCCAGTGGAGCTGGCGCTTCACCACCGAGTACCAGGGCAAGACGGCGACCGTCACCGGCCTGCCGGTGAGCGACTACCGGGAGGGGCCGCAGCTCGTGCTCCCCAGCGGGGGTAAGACCGTGCGGTTCACCCTGGAGTCGAACAACGTGATCCACTCGTTCTGGGTGCCGGCGTTCCTGTTCAAGATGGACGTGATCCCCGGCGTCACGAACGAGTTCGAGGTGAAGACCCTGGACCGCAACGGCGTCTTCGCCGGTCGTTGCGCCGAGCTCTGCGGGCAGGACCACGCCCGTATGCTCTTCAACGTCAAGCTCGTGCCGCAGGCCGAGTTTGAGCAGTACATGAACACACAGGCGACGAACGCCCAGGCAGCCGGGAGTACCCAGTGA
- a CDS encoding cysteine desulfurase family protein encodes MAYLDAASTEPLHPRAREALLAALDAGWADPARLYGEARRARLLLDQARADAADALGVRPDEVTFTTSGTQAIQIGMLGALAARRRVGRTLVVSAVEHSAVLHTAQAHERDGGEVRIVGVSRTGRVDAEAFAEAVSAPGTALACLQTANHEVGTLQPVAQVAEACRRAGVPLLVDAAQTLGRLPLPEGWSLLAGSAHKWGGPAGVGILVIRKGVRWRSPLPEDERERGRVPGFENVPAIVAAVAALRARMEEAEEENRRAFALVDRIRARVPELVPDVEVVGDPVERVPHIVTFSCLYVAGEALLTELDKAGFAISSGSSCTASTLRPSHVLEAMGVLTHGNVRVSLPRGASAEDVDRFLEVLPTLVRRIREEAGVMS; translated from the coding sequence GTGGCGTACCTCGACGCGGCATCCACCGAACCGTTGCACCCCCGGGCGCGGGAGGCCCTGCTCGCGGCGCTCGACGCCGGATGGGCCGACCCGGCCCGCCTGTACGGCGAGGCCCGCCGGGCCCGCCTGCTGCTCGACCAGGCCAGGGCCGACGCGGCCGACGCGCTGGGCGTGCGGCCGGACGAGGTGACCTTCACCACGTCGGGCACGCAGGCGATCCAGATCGGCATGCTCGGCGCGCTCGCCGCCCGCCGCCGGGTGGGCCGGACCCTCGTGGTGAGCGCGGTCGAGCACTCGGCCGTGCTGCACACCGCCCAGGCCCACGAGCGCGACGGCGGCGAGGTGCGGATCGTCGGCGTGAGCCGTACCGGGCGGGTGGACGCCGAGGCGTTCGCGGAGGCGGTGTCCGCCCCGGGCACGGCGCTCGCCTGCCTGCAGACCGCCAACCACGAGGTCGGCACCCTGCAGCCGGTGGCGCAGGTGGCGGAGGCCTGCCGCCGGGCCGGGGTGCCGCTGCTCGTCGACGCCGCCCAGACGCTGGGCCGGCTGCCCCTGCCCGAGGGCTGGTCGCTACTCGCCGGCAGCGCGCACAAGTGGGGCGGCCCCGCGGGCGTGGGCATCCTGGTGATCCGCAAGGGCGTGCGCTGGCGTTCCCCGCTGCCCGAGGACGAGCGGGAGCGCGGGCGGGTGCCGGGCTTCGAGAACGTCCCGGCGATCGTCGCCGCGGTGGCCGCGCTGCGCGCCCGGATGGAGGAGGCCGAGGAGGAGAACCGGCGGGCGTTCGCCCTCGTCGACCGCATCCGCGCCCGCGTGCCCGAGCTCGTGCCGGACGTGGAGGTGGTCGGCGACCCGGTGGAGCGGGTGCCGCACATCGTCACCTTCTCCTGCCTCTACGTGGCCGGGGAGGCGCTGCTCACCGAGCTGGACAAGGCGGGTTTCGCGATCTCGTCCGGCAGCTCCTGCACGGCGAGTACGCTTCGTCCATCGCATGTTTTGGAGGCGATGGGCGTGCTCACCCATGGCAACGTCCGGGTATCACTGCCACGAGGCGCCTCGGCGGAGGACGTGGACCGGTTCCTCGAGGTCCTCCCGACGCTGGTACGCCGGATCCGGGAAGAGGCAGGAGTGATGTCGTGA
- a CDS encoding sulfurtransferase TusA family protein → MRPQPGTDREQAAPALTIDALGRKCPIPIIMLAQRINQVPLGGVVAVLADDPAAYNDVPAWCRLKSHTHVGSYELPGGGWAIHVRRNY, encoded by the coding sequence ATGCGTCCGCAGCCCGGGACCGACCGGGAGCAGGCCGCGCCCGCGCTGACCATCGACGCGCTCGGCCGCAAATGCCCGATCCCGATCATCATGCTCGCGCAGCGGATCAACCAGGTGCCGCTGGGCGGGGTGGTGGCGGTGCTCGCCGACGACCCCGCCGCCTACAACGACGTGCCGGCCTGGTGCCGGCTCAAGTCCCACACCCACGTCGGCAGCTACGAGCTGCCCGGCGGCGGCTGGGCGATCCACGTGCGGCGCAACTACTGA
- a CDS encoding CBS domain-containing protein encodes MSVHSGSTGASTVRDMMHPGAECIGENDSLLKATQMMRDLGVGALPICGEDDRLKGIVTDRDIVIKCCAEGKDLRTTTAGELAQGLVYVTADASVDEALQIMERNQIKRLPVIDNRRIVGMVTEADLARSLPEDKLAEFVHRVYASR; translated from the coding sequence ATGAGCGTGCACAGCGGTTCGACCGGTGCGAGCACCGTACGCGACATGATGCACCCGGGCGCCGAGTGCATCGGGGAGAACGACAGCCTGCTCAAGGCGACGCAGATGATGCGCGACCTCGGCGTGGGCGCGCTGCCCATCTGCGGCGAGGACGACCGGCTCAAGGGGATCGTCACCGACCGCGACATCGTGATCAAGTGTTGCGCCGAGGGCAAGGACCTGCGTACCACCACGGCGGGCGAGCTCGCCCAGGGCCTGGTGTACGTCACCGCCGACGCCTCGGTGGACGAGGCGCTGCAGATCATGGAACGCAACCAGATCAAGCGGCTGCCGGTGATCGACAACCGCCGCATCGTCGGCATGGTCACCGAGGCCGACCTCGCCCGGAGCCTGCCGGAGGACAAGCTCGCCGAGTTCGTCCACCGCGTCTACGCCTCGCGGTAG
- a CDS encoding carbohydrate kinase family protein, whose product MRIAVSGSIATDHLMTFPGRFGDQFVADQMDRVSLSFLVDDLQIRRGGVAANICFGMACLGLRPILVGAVGHDFDDYRSWLERHGVDCDSVHVSELHHTARFLCTTDRDHNQIASFYAGAMAESREIELGPIAERVGGLDLVVIGPSDPDAMLRHTDECRQRGIPFAADCSQQLARMEGPEIRRLIEGAAYLFSNDYEKALIEQKTGWSDEEVLDRVGVRVTTLGPKGARIDIKGEPSLHVPPAPERRKADPTGVGDAFRAGFLAGLSWGLSLERCAQIGNLTATHVLEHVGGQEYELGQKEFLERFTEAYGAEAAAEVARHVRCHYP is encoded by the coding sequence GTGCGCATCGCCGTATCCGGTTCCATCGCGACCGACCATCTGATGACCTTCCCCGGTCGGTTCGGCGACCAGTTCGTCGCCGACCAGATGGATCGGGTGTCGCTGTCCTTTCTCGTCGACGACCTGCAGATCCGGCGCGGCGGCGTCGCCGCGAACATCTGCTTCGGCATGGCCTGCCTGGGACTGCGGCCGATCCTCGTCGGCGCGGTGGGCCACGACTTCGACGACTACCGGTCGTGGCTGGAGCGCCACGGGGTCGACTGCGACTCGGTGCACGTGTCGGAGCTGCACCACACCGCCCGGTTCCTGTGCACCACGGACCGCGACCACAACCAGATCGCCTCGTTCTACGCGGGCGCGATGGCCGAGTCGCGGGAGATCGAGCTCGGGCCGATCGCCGAGCGGGTGGGCGGCCTCGACCTCGTCGTGATCGGGCCGAGCGACCCGGACGCCATGCTCCGGCACACCGACGAGTGCCGGCAGCGCGGCATCCCGTTCGCCGCGGACTGCTCCCAGCAGCTCGCCCGCATGGAGGGCCCGGAGATCCGCCGCCTCATCGAGGGCGCGGCGTACCTGTTCAGCAACGACTACGAGAAGGCGCTGATCGAGCAGAAGACCGGCTGGTCCGACGAGGAGGTGCTGGACCGCGTCGGGGTGCGGGTCACCACGCTCGGTCCCAAGGGCGCCCGCATCGACATCAAGGGCGAGCCGTCGCTGCACGTGCCGCCCGCGCCCGAGCGCCGCAAGGCCGACCCGACCGGGGTGGGGGACGCGTTCCGCGCGGGCTTCCTCGCCGGGCTGTCCTGGGGCCTGTCGCTGGAGCGGTGCGCCCAGATCGGCAACCTCACCGCGACCCACGTGCTCGAGCACGTCGGCGGCCAGGAGTACGAGCTGGGCCAGAAGGAGTTCCTCGAGCGGTTCACCGAGGCGTACGGCGCGGAGGCCGCCGCCGAGGTCGCCCGGCACGTGCGCTGCCACTACCCGTGA
- a CDS encoding HesB/IscA family protein has protein sequence MTVESGETTQQGVILTEAAAAKVKSLLEQQGEEGLHLRVAVQPGGCSGLRYQLYFDDRKMDGDIVSQFNGVDVVTDRLSAPYLKGATIDFVDTIEKQGFTIDNPNATGSCACGDSFN, from the coding sequence ATGACCGTTGAGAGCGGCGAGACCACACAGCAGGGGGTCATCCTCACCGAAGCCGCTGCGGCCAAGGTCAAGAGCCTGCTCGAGCAGCAGGGCGAGGAGGGCCTGCATCTGCGTGTCGCCGTGCAGCCGGGTGGCTGTTCGGGTCTCCGCTACCAGCTGTACTTCGACGACCGGAAGATGGACGGCGACATCGTCTCCCAGTTCAACGGCGTGGACGTGGTGACCGACCGGCTGAGCGCGCCGTACCTCAAGGGCGCGACGATCGACTTCGTCGACACGATCGAGAAGCAGGGGTTCACCATCGACAACCCCAACGCCACCGGTTCGTGCGCCTGCGGCGACTCGTTCAACTGA
- the nadA gene encoding quinolinate synthase NadA, with the protein MTTTQTRLPLFILGQSSDPHCERGVECPGELPPASDPALVERAWKAKERLGERLFVLGHHYQRDEVIQFADVTGDSFKLAREAAARPEAEYIVFCGVHFMAESADILTSDAQKVVLPDLAAGCSMADMATFDQVEEAWDVLTDAGVADVTVPITYMNSSADIKAFVGRRGGAVCTSSNAKRALTWAFEQGEKVLFLPDQHLGRNTAVLQLGLSLDDCVVYDPHRPGGGLTEKQLRDAKMILWRGHCSVHGRFTAEAVDDVRARIPGVNVLVHPECRHEVVTKADYIGSTEYIIRTIAEAPAGSAWAIGTELNLVKRLASQHPDKSISFLDRSICLCSTMNRIDMPHLVWALESLAEGRVVNQIVVDPETTHWAKVALDRMLALP; encoded by the coding sequence GTGACGACCACTCAGACTCGGCTGCCGCTCTTCATCCTCGGCCAGAGCTCCGACCCGCACTGCGAGCGCGGGGTGGAGTGCCCGGGAGAGCTGCCGCCCGCCTCCGACCCCGCCCTGGTGGAGCGTGCGTGGAAGGCCAAGGAACGGCTCGGCGAGCGGCTGTTCGTCCTCGGCCACCACTACCAGCGCGACGAGGTCATCCAGTTCGCCGACGTGACCGGGGACTCGTTCAAACTGGCCCGGGAGGCGGCCGCCCGGCCGGAGGCCGAGTACATCGTGTTCTGCGGCGTGCACTTCATGGCCGAGTCCGCCGACATCCTCACCTCCGACGCGCAGAAGGTCGTGCTGCCCGACCTCGCCGCGGGCTGTTCCATGGCCGACATGGCCACCTTCGACCAGGTCGAGGAGGCCTGGGACGTGCTCACCGACGCGGGCGTCGCCGACGTGACCGTGCCGATCACGTACATGAACTCCTCGGCCGACATCAAGGCGTTCGTGGGCCGGCGCGGCGGCGCGGTGTGCACCTCCTCGAACGCCAAGCGCGCCCTCACCTGGGCGTTCGAGCAGGGCGAGAAGGTGCTGTTCCTGCCCGACCAGCACCTCGGCCGCAACACCGCGGTGCTGCAGCTCGGCCTCTCCCTCGACGACTGCGTCGTCTACGACCCGCACCGGCCCGGCGGCGGGCTCACCGAGAAGCAGCTGCGGGACGCGAAGATGATCCTGTGGCGCGGCCACTGCTCGGTGCACGGCCGGTTCACCGCCGAGGCCGTGGACGACGTGCGCGCCCGCATCCCCGGCGTCAACGTGCTGGTCCACCCCGAGTGCCGGCACGAGGTGGTGACCAAGGCCGACTACATCGGCTCGACCGAGTACATCATCCGCACCATCGCCGAGGCGCCCGCCGGTTCGGCGTGGGCGATCGGCACCGAGCTCAACCTGGTGAAGCGGCTCGCCTCGCAGCACCCGGACAAGTCGATCTCGTTCCTCGACCGGAGCATCTGCCTGTGCTCCACGATGAACCGGATCGACATGCCGCACCTGGTGTGGGCGCTGGAGTCGCTCGCCGAGGGCCGGGTGGTCAACCAGATCGTCGTCGACCCCGAGACCACGCACTGGGCGAAGGTCGCCCTCGACCGCATGCTCGCGCTGCCCTGA
- the pspAB gene encoding PspA-associated protein PspAB, with product MPRWLDILLGRSRPAKPDLDALFALPSAAVTLRAATGFAPTGTGSVCFRAVEGGAFATVEQDIRALLGVAGGPAIERVDDSYGYTWLVIRRAADDVSALVTDLHAANSSLEQAGFGPSLLCSLVAFTGTTDRYGADRHVALVYLYKQGTFYPFAPLGGQRRDNVLELQLRGVLADELPIEPDLSRWFPLWGAPGL from the coding sequence ATGCCCCGCTGGCTCGACATCCTGCTCGGCCGCAGCCGGCCCGCCAAGCCCGACCTCGACGCGCTGTTCGCGCTGCCGTCCGCGGCGGTCACGCTGCGGGCGGCCACCGGCTTCGCGCCCACCGGGACGGGCTCGGTGTGCTTCCGCGCCGTCGAGGGCGGGGCGTTCGCCACGGTGGAGCAGGACATCCGCGCGCTGCTCGGCGTGGCGGGCGGCCCGGCGATCGAGCGCGTCGACGACTCCTACGGCTACACCTGGCTGGTGATCCGCCGCGCCGCGGACGACGTGTCCGCGCTCGTCACCGACCTGCACGCGGCGAACAGCTCGCTGGAGCAGGCGGGGTTCGGCCCGTCCCTGCTCTGCTCGCTGGTGGCGTTCACCGGCACCACGGACCGGTACGGCGCGGACCGCCACGTCGCGCTCGTCTACCTGTACAAGCAGGGCACCTTCTACCCGTTCGCCCCGCTCGGCGGGCAGCGCCGGGACAACGTACTGGAGCTGCAGCTCCGCGGCGTCCTCGCGGACGAGCTCCCCATCGAGCCCGACCTGTCCCGCTGGTTCCCGCTGTGGGGCGCCCCCGGCCTGTGA
- the htpX gene encoding zinc metalloprotease HtpX: MTRTRYAPDRGLTTRMTVTLFLLGLLYVAFVAALVALGVRAIVVLALAAGLLAVQYFLSDRIALFAMHGRLVTPEQAPELHGVVDRLAAMADMPKPRVAIADSDVPNAFATGRNQKNAVVCVTTGMLRRLEPAELEGVLAHEMAHIAHRDVAVMTIASFLGIVAGLMTRIALYTGFGGRGSRNNGAPIGLIILLVSALVYAVSFLLTRALSRYRELAADRAGALLTQRPSALASALTKVSGEMARIPTRDLREAEPFNAFYFAPALSRRGAAAGLAALFSTHPPLEQRLAQLHRIAAELGRGA, translated from the coding sequence ATGACGCGGACCCGATACGCGCCCGACCGGGGGCTGACCACCCGCATGACGGTCACGCTGTTCCTGCTCGGGCTGCTGTACGTGGCCTTCGTCGCGGCGCTGGTCGCGCTGGGCGTCCGGGCGATCGTGGTGCTCGCGCTCGCCGCGGGCCTGCTGGCCGTGCAGTACTTCCTGTCCGACCGGATCGCGCTGTTCGCGATGCACGGACGCCTCGTCACCCCGGAGCAGGCGCCGGAGCTGCACGGCGTGGTCGACCGCCTCGCGGCGATGGCCGACATGCCCAAGCCCCGGGTCGCGATCGCGGACAGCGACGTGCCCAACGCGTTCGCGACCGGGCGGAACCAGAAGAACGCGGTGGTGTGCGTCACCACCGGCATGCTGCGCCGGCTCGAACCCGCCGAGCTGGAGGGCGTGCTCGCCCACGAGATGGCGCACATCGCGCACCGGGACGTCGCGGTGATGACGATCGCCTCGTTCCTCGGCATCGTCGCCGGGCTGATGACCCGGATCGCCCTGTACACCGGGTTCGGCGGCCGGGGGAGCCGCAACAACGGGGCGCCGATCGGGCTGATCATCCTGCTCGTGTCCGCCCTCGTCTACGCGGTGAGCTTCCTGCTCACCCGCGCGCTGTCCCGGTACCGGGAGCTCGCCGCCGACCGGGCGGGCGCCCTGCTCACCCAGCGGCCGTCCGCGCTGGCGAGCGCGCTCACCAAGGTCAGCGGGGAGATGGCCCGCATCCCCACCCGGGACCTGCGCGAGGCCGAGCCGTTCAACGCCTTCTACTTCGCGCCCGCGCTGTCCCGGCGCGGCGCGGCGGCCGGCCTCGCGGCGCTGTTCTCCACCCACCCGCCGCTCGAGCAGCGGCTCGCCCAGCTCCACCGGATCGCCGCCGAGCTGGGCCGGGGGGCCTGA
- the pspAA gene encoding PspA-associated protein PspAA, with the protein MIVRIMGEGQVEIDAADLDALNALDGELEAAIEAGDEAEFRAKLHALLDKVRQVGKPLPDDSLEPSELILPPADAAMDEVRAMLGDQGLIPG; encoded by the coding sequence GTGATCGTACGCATCATGGGGGAGGGCCAGGTCGAGATCGACGCCGCCGACCTCGACGCGCTCAACGCCCTCGACGGCGAGCTGGAGGCGGCGATCGAGGCCGGCGACGAGGCCGAGTTCCGCGCCAAGCTGCACGCGCTGCTCGACAAGGTGCGGCAGGTCGGCAAGCCGCTGCCGGACGACTCGCTGGAGCCGTCCGAGCTGATCCTGCCGCCGGCGGACGCCGCCATGGACGAGGTGCGCGCCATGCTCGGCGACCAGGGCCTGATCCCGGGTTGA
- a CDS encoding PspA/IM30 family protein: MSVMKRLSMIFRSKANKALDRMEDPRETLDYSYQRQLELLQKVRRGVADVATSRKRVELQINGLRQKADKLEEQGRKALSMGREDLAREALTRRAALQSQIAELQAQHDNLQAEEEKLTLASQRLQAKVDAFRTKKETIKATYTAAEAQTRINEALSGISEEMGDVGLAIQRAEDKTAQMQARASAVDELLASGVLDDVTGQRDDIQAELDRLGGGMDVELELQRMKAELGQAPAPREALEPGRPGQQAQQAPPPAQHGQAPPPPPPAAPTQQYRQPGEGL, from the coding sequence ATGAGCGTGATGAAGAGACTTTCCATGATCTTCCGGTCCAAGGCCAACAAGGCGCTGGACCGGATGGAGGACCCGCGCGAGACCCTCGACTACTCCTACCAGCGGCAGCTGGAGCTGCTGCAGAAGGTACGGCGGGGCGTCGCCGACGTCGCGACCTCGCGGAAGCGGGTGGAGCTGCAGATCAACGGCCTGCGGCAGAAGGCCGACAAGCTCGAGGAGCAGGGCCGCAAGGCGCTGAGCATGGGCCGGGAGGACCTCGCCCGGGAGGCGCTCACCCGGCGGGCCGCGCTGCAGAGCCAGATCGCCGAGCTGCAGGCCCAGCACGACAACCTCCAGGCCGAGGAGGAGAAGCTCACCCTCGCGAGCCAGCGCCTCCAGGCGAAGGTCGACGCCTTCCGCACCAAGAAGGAGACGATCAAGGCCACCTACACCGCGGCCGAGGCCCAGACCCGGATCAACGAGGCCCTCAGCGGCATCTCCGAGGAGATGGGCGACGTGGGCCTGGCGATCCAGCGGGCCGAGGACAAGACCGCCCAGATGCAGGCCCGCGCGAGCGCCGTCGACGAGCTGCTCGCGAGCGGCGTGCTCGACGACGTCACCGGCCAGCGGGACGACATCCAGGCCGAGCTCGACCGGCTCGGCGGTGGCATGGACGTGGAGCTGGAGCTGCAGCGCATGAAGGCCGAGCTCGGCCAGGCGCCCGCGCCGCGTGAGGCGCTCGAGCCCGGCCGGCCGGGGCAGCAGGCGCAGCAGGCCCCGCCGCCCGCCCAGCACGGCCAGGCGCCGCCGCCTCCGCCGCCCGCCGCGCCGACCCAGCAGTACCGTCAGCCGGGGGAGGGGCTGTGA
- a CDS encoding DUF3043 domain-containing protein: MGKGRPTPKRREAERRRRQPVTAPKNRKEAYRQMRARQAAERARIREALARGDERYMPERDKGPVRRFARDWVDSRRLVSQYFLPFSLVILLATWIPLQPDIRAYVYFAVVSVIWPLMMVSVLVSTIYVGWRVKRLAKERFPDQNVRGVGWYAAMRALQVRRLRFPPPTVLPGGKPVPQKR; the protein is encoded by the coding sequence GTGGGTAAGGGCCGGCCAACTCCGAAACGCCGGGAGGCCGAGCGCCGCCGGCGCCAGCCGGTGACCGCGCCGAAGAACCGCAAGGAGGCCTACCGGCAGATGCGGGCCCGGCAGGCCGCCGAGCGCGCCCGCATCCGCGAGGCCCTGGCGCGCGGCGACGAGCGGTACATGCCGGAGCGGGACAAGGGGCCGGTGCGCCGGTTCGCCCGCGACTGGGTGGACTCCCGCCGCCTGGTGAGCCAGTACTTCCTGCCGTTCTCCCTGGTGATCCTGCTCGCCACGTGGATCCCGCTGCAGCCCGACATCCGCGCCTACGTCTACTTCGCGGTGGTCAGCGTGATCTGGCCGCTGATGATGGTGAGCGTGCTGGTCAGCACGATCTACGTCGGGTGGCGGGTCAAGCGGCTGGCGAAGGAGAGGTTCCCCGACCAGAACGTGCGCGGGGTCGGCTGGTACGCGGCGATGCGCGCGCTGCAGGTGCGCCGCCTGCGGTTCCCCCCGCCGACCGTGCTGCCCGGCGGAAAGCCGGTTCCGCAGAAGCGGTAA